One segment of Phaeacidiphilus oryzae TH49 DNA contains the following:
- the paaC gene encoding 1,2-phenylacetyl-CoA epoxidase subunit PaaC: MSADDDADDATDNVYLSLAETHGDDARWAFGTGFTDPLHGVDTTVPEEVDRAELAATCLALADDALVAAQRLAEWCTRAPELEEEVALANIGLDLIGQARLLYTRTGTADGTGRDEDDYAYRRDPDRFRNLCLAELPNEDFAFTMVRLLALSSWRLSLLARLRGHRDPLLAAVAAKSVTELAYHRRYAADWVLRLADGTDESRSRTVRALEELAPWLPELVEADAEAAADALSELQQVLGAARLTLPQVRDRGPAEAPAGREGVHTAHLAPLLDELQGLARAHPGARW, from the coding sequence ATGAGCGCCGACGACGACGCCGACGACGCCACCGACAACGTCTACCTCTCGCTCGCCGAGACGCACGGGGACGACGCCCGCTGGGCCTTCGGCACCGGCTTCACCGACCCCCTCCACGGGGTCGACACCACCGTGCCCGAGGAGGTGGACCGCGCCGAGCTGGCCGCCACCTGCCTGGCCCTGGCCGACGACGCCCTGGTCGCCGCCCAGCGACTGGCCGAATGGTGCACCCGGGCGCCGGAGCTGGAGGAGGAGGTGGCGCTCGCCAACATCGGCCTGGACCTGATCGGTCAGGCCCGCCTCCTCTACACCCGCACCGGCACGGCCGACGGCACCGGACGGGACGAGGACGACTACGCCTACCGGCGCGACCCGGACCGGTTCCGCAACCTCTGCCTGGCCGAACTGCCCAACGAGGACTTCGCGTTCACCATGGTGCGGCTGCTCGCCCTGTCCTCCTGGCGGCTGTCCCTGCTGGCCCGGCTGCGCGGCCACCGGGACCCGCTGCTGGCCGCGGTCGCCGCCAAGTCCGTCACCGAGCTGGCCTACCACCGCCGATACGCCGCCGACTGGGTGCTCAGGCTCGCGGACGGCACGGACGAGTCACGGAGCCGCACCGTCCGCGCGCTGGAGGAGCTGGCCCCGTGGCTGCCCGAGCTGGTCGAGGCGGACGCGGAGGCGGCCGCCGACGCCCTCTCCGAGCTCCAGCAGGTGCTGGGGGCGGCCCGGCTGACGCTCCCTCAGGTCAGGGACCGTGGCCCGGCCGAAGCCCCGGCCGGGCGGGAGGGCGTCCACACCGCCCATCTCGCGCCCCTGCTCGACGAGTTGCAGGGGCTGGCCCGCGCCCATCCGGGAGCCCGCTGGTGA
- the paaD gene encoding 1,2-phenylacetyl-CoA epoxidase subunit PaaD has translation MVTAPAELGRERAVRIASAVPDPELPFLTLADLGVLRGIGYDPEAGEVTVELTPTYLGCPAVAEMRAVLDARLRAAGFPRVEVRTVLSPPWTPELISAEGRRKLAEHGIAPPVGSAESAAGGPVPLRLGPTRHRAAAEGAVDPVRCPRCGSAETVETSAFGAAPCRSLWRCESCLEPFEHIKSLPGGIS, from the coding sequence CTGGTGACGGCGCCGGCGGAGCTCGGCAGGGAGCGGGCGGTGCGGATCGCCTCCGCCGTCCCGGACCCCGAGCTGCCCTTCCTCACCCTGGCCGATCTGGGGGTGCTGCGCGGGATCGGCTACGACCCGGAGGCGGGCGAGGTCACCGTCGAGCTCACCCCGACCTATCTCGGCTGCCCGGCGGTGGCCGAGATGCGGGCGGTGCTGGACGCCCGGCTGCGGGCGGCCGGGTTCCCGAGGGTCGAGGTGCGGACGGTGCTCAGCCCGCCCTGGACGCCGGAGCTGATCAGCGCGGAGGGCCGGCGGAAGCTCGCCGAGCACGGCATCGCGCCCCCGGTCGGCTCCGCCGAGTCGGCTGCCGGCGGGCCCGTTCCGCTGCGGCTCGGGCCGACCCGGCACCGGGCCGCAGCCGAGGGCGCGGTCGACCCCGTCCGCTGCCCGCGCTGCGGGTCCGCCGAGACCGTCGAGACCTCCGCCTTCGGCGCCGCCCCCTGCCGCTCGCTCTGGCGGTGCGAGAGCTGCCTGGAGCCGTTCGAGCACATCAAGTCCCTGCCGGGAGGCATCAGTTGA
- the paaE gene encoding 1,2-phenylacetyl-CoA epoxidase subunit PaaE has protein sequence MSPQQRRRRPVFHRLAVAGVEPLCADAAAVTFAVPPELAGEFAFRPGQALTLRRTVDGRDERRSYSICAAAGEPLRIGVREVPGGIFSSWLVHGVRPGDEVEVLPPSGGFTPELTTPARHALVAAGSGITPMLSIAASVLAADEGSTVVLFYGNRRTDTVMFTEELADLKDRHPARFQLVHVLSREPREAELLSGRLDRERLAALVGAFAPPSAVDHWWLCGPLAMTEGARALLLDEWGVPAERVHRELFHADDEPAPEPLRHPDGSPAGPTTRAAVTLDGRTSSAAVPRDVPLLDALQRTRPDLPFACKGGVCGTCRARLGSGEVRMRRNYALEPAETAAGYVLTCQSLPLTDQVELDFDS, from the coding sequence ATGAGCCCGCAGCAGCGCCGCCGCCGGCCGGTCTTCCACCGGCTGGCGGTGGCCGGGGTCGAGCCGCTCTGCGCCGACGCCGCGGCCGTCACCTTCGCCGTACCGCCGGAGCTGGCCGGGGAGTTCGCCTTCCGGCCGGGGCAGGCGCTGACCCTACGGCGGACGGTGGACGGCCGGGACGAGCGCCGCTCGTACTCGATCTGCGCCGCCGCGGGCGAGCCGCTGCGGATCGGCGTCCGCGAGGTCCCCGGCGGGATCTTCTCCTCCTGGCTGGTGCACGGCGTGCGGCCGGGGGACGAGGTCGAGGTGCTGCCGCCGAGCGGCGGGTTCACCCCGGAGCTCACCACGCCCGCCCGGCACGCCCTGGTCGCGGCCGGCTCGGGGATCACCCCGATGCTGTCCATCGCCGCCTCCGTCCTGGCCGCCGACGAGGGGTCGACGGTGGTCCTCTTCTACGGCAACCGCCGCACCGACACGGTGATGTTCACCGAGGAGCTGGCCGACCTGAAGGACCGCCACCCGGCCCGCTTCCAGCTGGTGCACGTCCTGTCCCGGGAGCCGCGGGAGGCCGAGCTGCTGTCCGGGAGACTCGACCGGGAGCGGCTGGCCGCGCTGGTCGGCGCCTTCGCCCCGCCGTCCGCCGTCGACCACTGGTGGCTGTGCGGCCCGCTGGCGATGACCGAGGGCGCCCGGGCGCTGCTGCTCGACGAGTGGGGCGTCCCGGCCGAACGGGTCCACCGCGAGCTGTTCCACGCCGACGACGAGCCGGCCCCGGAGCCGCTGCGGCATCCGGACGGCTCGCCGGCCGGGCCGACCACCCGGGCCGCGGTCACCCTGGACGGGCGGACCAGCTCGGCGGCGGTGCCGAGGGACGTGCCCCTGCTGGACGCCCTCCAGCGCACCCGGCCGGACCTGCCCTTCGCCTGCAAGGGCGGGGTCTGCGGCACCTGCCGGGCCAGGCTCGGCTCCGGCGAGGTGCGGATGCGCCGCAACTACGCGCTGGAGCCGGCCGAGACCGCCGCCGGGTACGTCCTCACCTGCCAGAGCCTGCCGCTGACGGACCAGGTCGAGCTCGACTTCGACAGCTGA
- the paaA gene encoding 1,2-phenylacetyl-CoA epoxidase subunit PaaA, whose product MTDATEEYADFEATIARDQRIEPRDRMPDGYRATLIRQIAQHAHSEIIGMQPEGAWITRAPSLRRKAILFAKVQDEAGHGLYLYSAAETLGADRADLTERLISGRQKYSSIFNYPTPGYADVGVIGWFVDGAAICNQVPLCRSSYGPYARAMVRICKEESFHQRQGYELLLTMMRGTDEQRAMVQDAVNRWWWPSLMMFGPPDGDSPNSERSMAWKIKRHSNDELRQRFVDMTVPQAEYLGVTLPDPELRWNPNKGEHGRYDFGTPDWSELKRVISGDGPCNAERVERRRAAHEDGAWVREAAAAYARKQAAKQEGKQR is encoded by the coding sequence ATGACCGACGCGACCGAGGAGTACGCCGACTTCGAGGCGACGATCGCGCGCGACCAGCGGATCGAGCCCCGGGACCGGATGCCGGACGGCTACCGCGCGACGCTGATCCGGCAGATCGCCCAGCACGCCCACTCCGAGATCATCGGCATGCAGCCGGAGGGCGCCTGGATCACCCGCGCGCCCAGCCTCCGCCGGAAGGCGATCCTCTTCGCCAAGGTGCAGGACGAGGCCGGCCACGGCCTCTACCTCTACTCCGCGGCCGAGACCCTCGGCGCCGACCGGGCCGACCTCACCGAGCGGCTGATCAGCGGCCGGCAGAAGTACTCGTCGATCTTCAACTACCCGACGCCGGGCTACGCCGACGTCGGCGTCATCGGCTGGTTCGTGGACGGTGCCGCGATCTGCAACCAGGTGCCGCTCTGCCGCAGCTCCTACGGGCCCTACGCGCGGGCGATGGTCCGGATCTGCAAGGAGGAGTCCTTCCACCAGCGCCAGGGCTACGAACTGCTGCTGACCATGATGCGCGGCACCGACGAGCAGCGGGCGATGGTGCAGGACGCGGTGAACCGCTGGTGGTGGCCCTCGCTGATGATGTTCGGCCCCCCGGACGGCGACTCGCCCAACTCCGAGCGCTCGATGGCCTGGAAGATCAAGCGGCACTCCAACGACGAGCTGCGCCAGCGCTTCGTCGACATGACCGTCCCCCAGGCCGAGTACCTGGGCGTCACCCTGCCCGACCCCGAGCTGCGCTGGAACCCCAACAAGGGCGAGCACGGCCGGTACGACTTCGGCACCCCCGACTGGTCCGAGCTCAAGCGGGTGATCTCCGGCGACGGCCCCTGCAACGCCGAGCGCGTCGAGCGCCGGCGGGCCGCCCACGAGGACGGCGCCTGGGTGCGCGAGGCCGCGGCGGCGTACGCCCGCAAGCAGGCGGCGAAGCAGGAGGGGAAGCAGCGATGA
- a CDS encoding O-methyltransferase — protein sequence MTTTLTSEPVAGLLRRLYEDARRSGEDFNRRMSELSASERAAMEHDSRAYYAAARTLYLAVSPETGRLLYTLVRARRARAVVEFGTSFGVSAISMAAALRDNPKPAAAADGREPGLPRLIGSEYEPSKAEAARASLAEAGLGDLVEVRVGDALETLAPDTLPAPVDLLFLDGAKDRYLDVLKLVEPALAPDALIVADNASRAPALLDHLRSSRDFLPVGGVQRDVEIALRSV from the coding sequence ATGACGACGACACTGACGAGCGAACCGGTGGCCGGGCTGCTGCGCCGGCTCTACGAGGACGCCCGGCGCAGCGGGGAGGACTTCAACCGGCGGATGTCCGAGCTCTCCGCCTCCGAGCGGGCGGCGATGGAGCACGACTCCCGCGCCTACTACGCGGCGGCGCGGACGCTGTACCTGGCGGTATCCCCGGAGACCGGCCGGCTGCTGTACACCCTGGTCCGGGCCCGGAGGGCGCGTGCCGTCGTCGAGTTCGGCACCTCCTTCGGCGTCTCCGCGATCAGCATGGCGGCCGCCCTCCGCGACAATCCCAAGCCGGCGGCGGCCGCCGACGGCCGGGAGCCCGGGCTCCCCCGTCTGATCGGCAGCGAGTACGAGCCGTCCAAGGCGGAGGCGGCGCGCGCCTCGCTGGCCGAGGCGGGGCTCGGCGACCTGGTGGAGGTCCGGGTGGGCGACGCGCTGGAGACCCTCGCTCCGGACACCCTCCCGGCCCCCGTCGACCTCCTCTTCCTGGACGGCGCCAAGGACCGCTACCTGGACGTGCTGAAGCTGGTGGAACCGGCCCTGGCGCCGGACGCGCTGATCGTGGCCGACAACGCCTCGCGCGCGCCGGCGCTCCTCGACCACCTGCGCAGCAGCCGGGACTTCCTCCCGGTGGGCGGCGTCCAGCGGGACGTCGAGATCGCCCTCCGCTCGGTCTGA
- a CDS encoding catechol 2,3-dioxygenase — translation MATELVHDIAHLGHVELLTPTPERSLWFFTEVMGMSVVSTEGDSVYLRTWDDYERHSLVLTAHGSSGIRRTALRASSEEALKRRVAAIEQAGLGIGWTEGRPGIGDTYVFTDPDGHELELYYASEWYTAPEDQQPALKNQPQRYPGKGVSPRRLDHVNFLAAQVGPNGDFVRDVLGARITEQILLEDTERTRYGARWLSFGNKSYDVVYTEDWTGTRGRLHHIAFATDTREDILRAADIMLENGVFIETGPHKHAIQQTFFLYVYEPGGNRIELCNPNTRLILAPDWRTVTWTEAERAKGQAWGLKTIESFHTHGTPPVG, via the coding sequence ATGGCCACCGAGCTCGTCCACGACATCGCCCATCTCGGTCATGTCGAACTCCTCACGCCCACTCCGGAGCGGAGCCTGTGGTTCTTCACCGAGGTGATGGGGATGAGCGTGGTCTCCACCGAGGGCGACTCGGTCTACCTCCGCACCTGGGACGACTACGAGCGGCACAGCCTGGTGCTGACCGCCCACGGCAGCTCCGGGATCCGGCGGACCGCCCTGCGCGCCTCCAGCGAGGAGGCGCTCAAGCGCCGGGTGGCCGCCATCGAGCAGGCAGGCCTCGGCATCGGCTGGACCGAGGGCCGCCCGGGCATCGGGGACACCTACGTCTTCACCGATCCGGACGGCCACGAGCTGGAGCTCTACTACGCGAGCGAGTGGTACACCGCCCCCGAGGACCAGCAGCCGGCGCTGAAGAACCAGCCGCAGCGCTACCCCGGCAAGGGCGTCTCCCCGCGCCGCCTGGACCACGTCAACTTCCTGGCCGCCCAGGTGGGGCCGAACGGCGACTTCGTCCGGGACGTCCTCGGCGCCCGGATCACCGAGCAGATCCTGCTGGAGGACACCGAGAGGACGCGCTACGGCGCCCGCTGGCTCTCCTTCGGCAACAAGTCCTACGACGTGGTCTACACCGAGGACTGGACCGGCACCCGCGGCCGGCTGCACCACATCGCCTTCGCCACCGACACCCGCGAGGACATCCTGCGGGCGGCGGACATCATGCTGGAGAACGGCGTCTTCATCGAGACCGGCCCGCACAAGCACGCCATCCAGCAGACCTTCTTCCTCTACGTCTACGAGCCCGGGGGCAACCGGATCGAGCTCTGCAACCCCAACACCCGGCTGATCCTCGCCCCCGACTGGCGGACCGTCACCTGGACCGAGGCCGAGCGGGCCAAGGGCCAGGCCTGGGGGCTGAAGACGATCGAGTCCTTCCACACCCACGGGACGCCGCCGGTGGGTTGA
- the paaB gene encoding 1,2-phenylacetyl-CoA epoxidase subunit PaaB — MTERREWPLFEVFVRGKRGLNHVHVGSLHAPDARMALSHARDLYTRRNEGVSIWVVPSSAITASTPDEKDPFFQPAGDKVYRHPTFYDIPEDVPHI; from the coding sequence ATGACGGAACGTCGGGAATGGCCGCTCTTCGAGGTGTTCGTGCGCGGCAAGCGCGGCCTCAACCACGTCCATGTGGGCTCGCTGCACGCGCCGGACGCCAGGATGGCCCTCAGCCACGCCCGCGACCTGTACACCAGGCGCAACGAGGGGGTCTCGATCTGGGTCGTGCCCAGCTCGGCCATCACCGCCTCCACCCCGGACGAGAAGGACCCGTTCTTCCAGCCCGCGGGCGACAAGGTCTACCGCCACCCGACCTTCTACGACATCCCCGAGGACGTCCCGCACATCTAG
- a CDS encoding class I SAM-dependent methyltransferase, whose amino-acid sequence MTGQREARADSFGRVAGRYAAARPGYPGELFDVLAESAGRRLAGARVADIGAGTGIASAALRARGAEVVGVEPAEGMAAEFRRALPDLPLVRGDGNALPFADGIFDLVAYAQSWHWTEQRRSLPEAWRVLRPGGALALWWNTSDLGRDWIAEQHQRMARYCGVEAAPGARNLGDARAVEVAGLAGYGAVRRLIPWSRRVPAELHLANLGSHSALLVLGEERAGAFLAEERRRLAALFPDGVVEEAYVVDLLVARRPADQ is encoded by the coding sequence ATGACTGGGCAACGAGAAGCGCGAGCGGATTCCTTCGGCCGGGTCGCCGGGCGGTACGCGGCCGCCCGGCCGGGTTACCCCGGCGAGCTGTTCGACGTGCTGGCGGAGTCGGCGGGACGCCGGCTCGCCGGCGCCAGGGTGGCGGACATCGGGGCCGGGACGGGGATCGCCTCGGCCGCCCTGCGGGCGCGCGGAGCCGAGGTGGTGGGGGTGGAGCCGGCCGAGGGGATGGCCGCGGAGTTCCGCCGGGCGCTGCCGGACCTGCCGCTGGTGCGCGGCGACGGCAACGCGCTGCCGTTCGCGGACGGGATCTTCGACCTGGTGGCCTACGCCCAGTCCTGGCACTGGACCGAGCAGCGCCGTTCGCTGCCGGAGGCCTGGCGGGTGCTGCGGCCCGGCGGCGCGCTGGCGCTCTGGTGGAACACCAGCGACCTGGGCCGGGACTGGATCGCGGAGCAGCACCAGCGGATGGCGCGGTACTGCGGGGTGGAGGCGGCGCCGGGGGCGCGGAACCTCGGCGACGCGCGGGCGGTGGAGGTCGCCGGCCTGGCCGGCTATGGGGCCGTGCGGCGGCTGATCCCGTGGAGCCGGCGGGTGCCGGCCGAACTCCATCTGGCGAACCTGGGCAGCCACTCGGCGCTGCTGGTGCTGGGGGAGGAGCGGGCCGGGGCGTTCCTGGCGGAGGAGCGGAGGCGGCTGGCCGCGCTCTTCCCGGACGGGGTGGTCGAGGAGGCGTACGTGGTGGACCTGCTGGTGGCCCGGCGCCCGGCTGATCAGTAG
- a CDS encoding VOC family protein, with protein MATPRAGTLHHVELWVPDLGRAVRSLGWLLTAMGYQPYQDWPEGRSWRLGGTYLVVEQSPALTSDVHDRRRPGLNHLAFHVHGRAAVDALADEAPRHGWRLLFPDRHPHAGGERHYAAYLEDADGFEVELVASDPGVVSGAGPG; from the coding sequence ATGGCCACCCCCCGGGCAGGCACCCTCCACCACGTCGAACTCTGGGTCCCCGACCTCGGCCGGGCCGTCCGAAGTCTCGGATGGCTGCTCACCGCCATGGGCTACCAGCCCTACCAGGACTGGCCCGAGGGCCGCAGCTGGCGCCTCGGCGGCACCTACCTGGTCGTCGAGCAGTCCCCTGCGCTCACCTCGGACGTCCACGACCGCCGCCGTCCGGGACTGAACCATCTCGCCTTTCACGTCCACGGACGGGCGGCGGTCGATGCCCTCGCCGATGAGGCCCCGCGGCACGGTTGGCGCCTCCTCTTCCCCGATCGCCATCCCCACGCTGGCGGTGAGCGGCACTATGCCGCCTATCTGGAGGACGCGGACGGGTTCGAGGTCGAGTTGGTCGCCTCCGATCCGGGAGTGGTCAGCGGTGCGGGTCCGGGGTGA
- a CDS encoding LuxR C-terminal-related transcriptional regulator has protein sequence MRFAIYARIVRSPRSTAPPPDRPHPDRRPHARDRRRARARPRARRTGPPLPRREPRPLPGLGPGRATALPAEPDAAGQPPAEGLTEQEHLLLVLLCRGLPEEAIARRLLTSSRTVRRRIRALCDRLGVRTPLQAAVWAARRGLI, from the coding sequence ATGCGTTTCGCAATATATGCCCGAATTGTCCGGTCGCCCCGCTCCACCGCTCCCCCGCCCGATCGACCGCACCCCGACCGGAGGCCCCATGCCCGCGACCGCCGCCGCGCCCGCGCCCGCCCCCGCGCTCGCCGCACAGGCCCACCCCTCCCCCGCCGCGAACCCCGCCCACTCCCCGGCCTCGGCCCCGGCCGCGCGACCGCGCTCCCCGCCGAACCGGACGCCGCCGGACAGCCCCCGGCGGAGGGGCTCACCGAACAGGAGCACCTCCTCCTGGTCCTCCTCTGCCGCGGCCTCCCGGAGGAGGCGATCGCCCGCCGGCTGCTCACCTCCTCCCGTACGGTCCGCCGCCGGATCCGGGCGCTCTGCGACCGGCTCGGCGTGCGCACCCCTCTCCAGGCCGCGGTATGGGCGGCCCGGCGGGGCCTGATCTGA
- a CDS encoding class I SAM-dependent methyltransferase — MGDDARQRIGWAEGTRRLARALGTEPRSVGAYAVEKLIAVREQPPPYRPDPDWESRFHALLGAPWPCPESLACNRSWEAARRRVESAGARLGRHTYGAYSDGDRALTRAAWCAVRHLRPSTVLETGVAHGVSTRVILDALDANADSSATLYSVDQPHLFHPELHRLTAVAVPPEQRIGGRWKYLPGSSRRRLPPLLRGLGAVDLFLHDSLHTERNTRFEMTRVAAALRPGGLMVIDDISTHRAFPRFTAAHPEFTALVAASEDGEGLFGIAVRPR, encoded by the coding sequence GTGGGAGACGACGCGCGGCAGCGGATCGGCTGGGCCGAGGGGACCCGCCGGCTCGCGCGGGCGCTGGGCACCGAGCCGCGCTCGGTCGGCGCATACGCCGTGGAGAAGCTGATCGCCGTGCGCGAGCAGCCGCCGCCGTACCGCCCGGACCCGGACTGGGAGAGCCGGTTCCACGCGCTGCTGGGAGCGCCCTGGCCCTGCCCGGAGTCGCTTGCCTGCAACCGCAGTTGGGAGGCGGCCCGGCGCCGGGTGGAGTCGGCCGGGGCCCGGCTCGGCCGGCACACCTACGGCGCCTACAGCGACGGCGACCGGGCACTCACCCGGGCGGCCTGGTGCGCGGTCCGCCATCTGCGGCCGAGCACGGTCCTGGAGACCGGTGTGGCGCACGGCGTCTCCACCCGCGTCATCCTGGACGCCCTGGACGCCAACGCGGACTCCTCCGCCACCCTCTACAGCGTCGACCAGCCGCACCTCTTCCACCCGGAGCTCCACCGGCTGACCGCGGTGGCCGTCCCGCCGGAGCAGCGGATCGGCGGCCGCTGGAAGTACCTGCCGGGCTCCAGCCGCCGCCGGCTACCGCCGCTGCTGCGGGGGCTGGGCGCGGTGGACCTCTTCCTCCACGACAGCCTCCACACCGAACGCAACACCCGCTTCGAGATGACCCGGGTGGCCGCCGCCCTCCGCCCCGGCGGCCTGATGGTGATCGACGACATCAGCACCCACCGGGCCTTCCCCCGCTTCACCGCCGCCCACCCGGAGTTCACGGCGCTGGTGGCCGCCTCGGAGGACGGCGAGGGCCTCTTCGGCATCGCCGTACGGCCACGCTGA
- a CDS encoding helix-turn-helix domain-containing protein gives MTTTTTEPVGAQLRRWRERRRRSQLDVSLAAELSTRHLSCIETGRANPSREMIGRLCDELDVPLRERNTLYLAGGFAPVHPERALADLGAARAAVDAVLTGHEPNPALAVNVRWELLAANRAAGLFLGDVGGGPAPEPFNVLRATLRPDGLAGRIRNLPQWRAQVLRRVRRQLERTSAPGLAELLAELEGYPAPAEVEPDSAGAPGPANDLVLPLCLGTEYGELRLLYTTTVFGSPRDVTLDEIAVETFFPADAATAALLRAATAQPAG, from the coding sequence ATGACGACCACCACCACCGAGCCGGTCGGGGCGCAGCTGCGGCGCTGGCGTGAGCGCCGACGGCGCTCCCAGCTCGACGTCTCGCTCGCGGCGGAGCTCTCCACCCGGCACCTCAGCTGCATCGAGACCGGGCGGGCGAACCCGAGCCGGGAGATGATCGGGCGGTTGTGCGACGAGCTGGACGTGCCGCTGCGCGAGCGGAACACCCTCTACCTGGCGGGGGGTTTCGCCCCCGTCCACCCCGAGCGGGCGCTCGCCGATCTCGGTGCCGCGCGGGCCGCCGTGGACGCCGTGCTGACCGGCCACGAGCCGAACCCGGCGCTCGCGGTGAACGTCCGCTGGGAACTGCTGGCCGCCAACCGGGCGGCGGGGCTGTTCCTCGGGGACGTCGGCGGAGGCCCGGCGCCGGAGCCGTTCAACGTGCTGCGGGCGACGCTGCGGCCGGACGGGCTGGCCGGGCGGATCCGCAACCTCCCGCAGTGGCGGGCGCAGGTGCTGCGACGGGTGCGCCGCCAGCTGGAGCGCACCTCGGCGCCCGGACTCGCCGAGCTGCTGGCCGAGTTGGAGGGCTACCCGGCCCCCGCCGAGGTGGAGCCGGACTCCGCCGGCGCGCCGGGGCCGGCCAACGACCTGGTCCTTCCGCTGTGCCTGGGCACCGAGTACGGGGAGCTCCGACTCCTCTACACCACAACGGTGTTCGGCTCGCCCCGCGATGTCACCCTGGACGAGATCGCCGTCGAGACCTTCTTCCCGGCGGACGCGGCCACGGCGGCGCTGCTGCGGGCGGCGACCGCCCAGCCGGCCGGCTGA
- a CDS encoding MFS transporter: MAESAETAGAAVQRSGKRSAEGFDRRLLPAMMIGSMLNPINSSIIAVALVPIGVAFGAPPSETAWLVSALYLATALGQPVVGRLIDLFGPRRLFLLSTALVGLAGVVGTLAPDLGVLIAARVLLGFGTCAGYPAAMSLIRAEARRTGEDSPAGVLTVLAVTNQTIAVIGPSLGGLLIGLGGWRTTFALNIPLALAALVLGWLRLPRTAAPASVPDAEAEAGSESGSGSGATAEAGRRRAGLARQLDLPGMAVFAVMLVSLLLFLMDLTHLGPVSYALLAVAVLAGAAFARRERRVESPFIDLRVLAGNAPLLRTYGRTLAAYVVAYSVLYGFTQWMEEGRGLTPSETALMQLPMFVVAIGVSTLTGRRKGVRGKLIVGALGQIVACAMMLLLGGGSALWLVIAVGLVFGVPQGLNSLALQNSVYYQSDPENTAASAGLMRTFAYLGSMVASAATAWSYGAHVTDAGLHHLASFMLAAGLLYLLVTVLDRGLARLGGEAESAGE, translated from the coding sequence ATGGCGGAGTCGGCCGAGACCGCGGGTGCGGCCGTCCAGCGATCCGGGAAGCGGTCCGCAGAGGGCTTCGACCGCCGACTGCTGCCGGCGATGATGATCGGTTCGATGCTGAACCCGATCAACTCGTCGATCATCGCGGTCGCGCTGGTTCCGATCGGGGTCGCGTTCGGGGCGCCGCCTTCCGAGACGGCCTGGCTGGTGTCCGCGCTGTACCTGGCCACCGCGCTGGGGCAGCCCGTGGTCGGCCGGCTGATCGACCTCTTCGGGCCCCGCCGGCTCTTCCTCCTCAGCACGGCCCTGGTCGGGCTGGCCGGGGTGGTCGGGACGCTGGCGCCGGACCTGGGGGTGCTGATCGCCGCCCGGGTGCTGCTCGGCTTCGGCACCTGCGCCGGCTATCCGGCCGCGATGTCGCTCATCCGGGCCGAGGCCCGGCGGACCGGGGAGGACAGCCCGGCCGGGGTGCTCACCGTCCTCGCCGTCACCAACCAGACCATCGCGGTGATCGGCCCGTCCCTGGGCGGGCTGCTGATCGGGCTCGGCGGCTGGCGCACCACCTTCGCGCTGAACATCCCGCTCGCCCTGGCCGCGCTGGTGCTCGGCTGGTTGCGGCTGCCGCGCACGGCGGCGCCGGCGTCCGTGCCGGACGCGGAGGCGGAGGCCGGCTCCGAGTCCGGGTCGGGGTCCGGGGCGACGGCGGAAGCCGGGCGCCGGCGGGCCGGACTCGCCCGGCAGCTGGACCTGCCGGGGATGGCGGTCTTCGCGGTGATGCTGGTGTCGCTGCTGCTCTTCCTGATGGACCTGACCCACCTCGGCCCGGTCTCCTACGCCCTCCTCGCCGTCGCCGTGCTGGCCGGGGCGGCCTTCGCGCGCCGCGAGCGCCGGGTCGAGTCGCCCTTCATCGACCTGCGGGTGCTGGCCGGCAACGCTCCGCTGCTGCGCACCTACGGCCGGACGCTGGCCGCCTACGTCGTCGCCTACTCGGTCCTCTACGGGTTCACGCAGTGGATGGAGGAGGGGCGGGGGCTCACGCCGTCCGAGACCGCGCTGATGCAGCTGCCGATGTTCGTGGTCGCCATCGGGGTCTCCACCCTGACCGGGCGCCGCAAGGGGGTCCGGGGGAAGCTGATCGTCGGGGCGCTCGGGCAGATCGTCGCCTGCGCGATGATGCTGCTGCTCGGCGGCGGCAGCGCGCTGTGGCTGGTGATCGCGGTGGGCCTGGTCTTCGGCGTCCCGCAGGGGCTGAACAGCCTGGCCCTGCAGAACTCGGTCTACTACCAGTCCGACCCGGAGAACACCGCCGCCTCGGCCGGGCTGATGCGGACCTTCGCCTACCTCGGCTCGATGGTCGCCTCCGCGGCCACCGCCTGGTCCTACGGCGCGCACGTCACCGACGCGGGCCTCCACCACCTCGCCTCGTTCATGCTCGCCGCCGGCCTCCTCTACCTCCTGGTCACGGTCCTGGACCGGGGCCTGGCCAGGCTCGGCGGGGAGGCGGAGAGCGCCGGGGAGTGA